The Vibrio crassostreae genomic interval CTGTCGCCTTATCGGTCGCCGTTTCCGCTTGGCACATATCATGTTTGGTCGTGACATCATTGAAGTGGCAACTTTCCGTGGCCACCACCAAGAACCATCGAAAAACGTGTCTGCACAATCGAAAGAAGGCATGCTATTGCGCGATAACGTGTATGGCAGTGTTGATGAAGATGCAGAGCGTCGTGATTTCACAATCAATGCGATGTACTACAACATTGCTGACTACAGCATCCACGATTACGCGGGTGGTGTAGAAGATTTAGAAGATAAACTGATCCGCCTGATTGGCGATCCAGAAACGCGTTATCGTGAAGACCCAGTACGTATGCTACGTGCAATGCGCTTCGCCGCTAAACTGGATTTCGATATTGAAGAAGACACAGCTGACCCGATTGAAGAGTTAGCGCACCTTCTAAGAGATATCCCAGCAGCGCGTCTTTACGAAGAGTCTCTGAAATTGCTGCAATCAGGTCACGGTTTAGAAACCTACCACCTAATGCGCGAGTACAACCTCTTTCAACAGATGTTCCCAGCTGTAGCGGAATACTTCACAGAAGATTACGACTCTCACACAGAGCAGATGCTTGATTTGGTTCTCGATTCAACCGATCTTCGCATCGAAGATGGTAAGCGAGTAAACCCAGCATTCATGTTCGCAGCGATGCTTTGGTACCCAATGAACAAGCTGGCAGACAAACTTGTCGCTGAACAGGGTATGGCGCACTACGACGCGATCATGGAAGCGAGTAACATCATTCTTGATCAGCAAGTAAAGTCTATTGCGATTCCTCGTCGTCACACCGCAACCATTCGCGAAGTTTGGCAACTGCAACTTCGACTGCCTCGTCGTAACGGTAAACGCGCGGTTCGTCTTATGGAGCTCAACAAGTTCCGAGCAGGCTACGATTTCCTAGAAATGCGTGGTGAGATTGAGGGTGGCGAAACTAAAGATCTTGCGAAATGGTGGGAGCGTTATCAAACAGCCGGTCGCAATATGCGCCAAGCCATGGCGAATGATGTAGCAGCACCAGCAAAGTCGGGTAATCGTCGCCGTAAGACTTACCGAAACAAAAAGAGTAAGCAATCAGAATGATCACTGCTTACATTGCGGTCGGCAGCAACCTTGCCGACCCAGTTAGCCAAGCAAATTTGGCTATCGAAACGCTAAAAAACCTACCGCGATCAACGTTTGTTGCGACCTCACAGCTATATAGTAGCACTCCTATGGGGCCACAAAATCAACCAGACTACATCAACGCGGTAGTGGCAATCCAAACCGAATTAACGCCAATTGAACTGCTTGATTGCACTCAAAAAATCGAGCTAGAGCAAGGGCGCGTCCGTAAAGACGAGCGTTGGGGTCCAAGAACCTTGGATCTCGACATTGTGTTATACGGCAATGAGGTGATCGATTCAGAGCGCTTAATCGTTCCTCATTACGGAATGAAAGAACGAGAGTTTGTACTCTACCCGCTTGCTGAAATCGCACCAAGTTTACAACTCCCTGATGGGACTGAGCTGACAGAACTACTCAAAATAGTAGATAAGAACGGGCTCAATGTTTGGCAGCAATAGCCAAACGCATTAAGGAAAACCAATGAAAAAAGTAACCATTAACGACCTGATCAAATGCAAACGTGAAGGCCGTAAATTCGCGACGTCGACAGCTTATGATGCGAGCTTTGCTCAATTATTCGAAAGCCAAGAGATGCCTGTACTGCTTGTCGGTGATTCACTAGGTATGGTTCTACAAGGCCATAACGATACATTACCTGTCACCGTTGAAGACATTGCTTACCATACTCGCTCAGTGCGTGCTGGTAGCCCTAATTGCCTTCTTATGGCTGACATGCCTTTCATGAGCTACGCGACTCCAGAGCAAGCTTGTGAAAGCGCAGCTACCTTGATGCGTGCTGGCGCGAATATGGTAAAAATCGAAGGCGGAAGCTGGTTGGTTGATACTGTAAAGATGCTAACAGAACGTGCAGTACCAGTATGCGCACACTTAGGCTTAACACCTCAGTCTGTAAACATTTTTGGTGGTTACAAAATTCAAGGTCGTGATGGCGAGCAAGCCGACAAAATGGTTGCTGACGCGCTAGCTCTGCAAAACGCAGGCGCTCAAATCGTTCTACTTGAATGTGTGCCAGCTTCATTGGCAAAACGAATTACAGAAGCTTGTGACGTACCGGTTATCGGTATCGGCGCCGGCAATGTTACCGATGGTCAGATCTTGGTTATGCATGACATGTTCGGTATTTCTGCGAACTACATGCCGAAGTTCTCTAAGAATTTCCTAGCAGAAACCGGTGATATGCGTAAGGCAGTAGCTCTATACAAAGAAGAAGTAGAGAGCGCGCGCTTCCCTGATGAAGCTCATACAATCGCTTAGGAGTAAGTATGCAAACTTTTGCTGAAATAGCGGCTCTTCGTGAGCAGATTAAACAGTTTAAGCGTGATGGACGTACGGTTGCTTTTGTACCGACAATGGGAAACCTACATGAAGGCCACCTAACTCTAGTAAAGAAAGCTCGAGAACTGGCAGACATCGTTGTGGTAAGCATCTTTGTAAACCCAATGCAGTTTGACCGCGCCGACGACCTAAACAACTACCCTCGCACGTTAGAAGCAGATTTAAGCAAACTAACTGGCGAAGGCGTTGAGCTGGTATTTACACCAACGCCAGAGGTGATGTATCCAGATGGATTAGACAAACAGACGTTTGTTGAGGTCCCTGGCATATCTCACATGCTTGAAGGTGCATCTCGTCCAGGTCATTTCCGTGGCGTAGCGACGATTGTCACCAAGCTGTTTAACATTGTTCAGCCAGACTTTGCATGCTTCGGCAAAAAAGACTTCCAGCAGCTTGCTGTTATTCGCCAGATGACCACTGACTTAGCGTTAGACATTAAAGTTGTGGGCGTTGCGACCGTTCGTGAAATGGACGGCTTGGCAATGAGCTCTCGCAATAGCAATCTAACGATTGACGAACGCCAACGAGCACCAGTTCTAGCGCGTACCATGCGCTGGATCAGCAGTGCTATTCGTGGTGGTCGCGATGACTACGCATCAGTAATTGAAGATGCAACCGACCAGCTACGCGCTGCAGACCTTCAACCTGATGAGATATTCATTTGTGATGCAAAAACGCTACAAGCGATCACTCCAGAATCCACTCAAGCTGTGATTCTTATGTCAGCTTTCCTAGGTAAGACTCGTCTTATCGACAACCAAGTTCTCGACTTGGTAACGGAAACCAAAGAAGAAGTGAAAGAAGAAACCGCTGAGTAATCGCTTTCTTCTCTTTGCGTAAACAAGCTCCTAACGCAAAGCAAAAGCACAAACGCAGAACACAAAAAAGGTCGATGTAATATCGACCTTTTCTTTGCCTCGATTCAGGGACGTCGGAGTTAGCTACGTAAGCCAATACCCTTTGTCACTAGGTAGTGTGCAATGCCATACAACAGCACGATAAACACGCCTAGTACGCCAAACGACGTCACGATACCCACATCAGACACACCCAGAAAGCCATATCTGAACGCGTTTACCATGTAGACAATCGGGTTCAGCTTCGACACACCCTGCCAAAACTCAGGCAACAGGCTAATTGAGTAGAACACACCACCCAGATACGTCAGCGGCGTTAAGATGAAGGTTGGGATAATAGATATATCATCAAACGTGCGTGCGAATACCGCGTTAATCAAGCCACCCAGAGCGAACACTACCGACGTTAAAAATACTGTCGCAATGATCACACCCCAATGGTCAACTTGTAAGTCGACAAAGAACAAGGATACGAAGGTTACGATAGTGCCCACTAACAAGCCACGCACCACACCACCCATTACAAAACCGGCGATAATCACGTAGTTAGGAACCGGAGCTACAAGCAACTCTTCAATGTTCTTTTGGAACTTAGCACTAAAGAATGAAGAAGCAACGTTGGAATACGAGTTAGTGATCACCGACATCATGATCAGGCCAGGAACAATGTATTCCATATAACTGAAGCCGTTCATTTCACCAATACGAGCACCAATCAGGTTACCGAAAATAATGAAATAAAGCGTCATGGTAATCGCTGGCGGCACCAGAGTTTGCACCCAGATACGCGTGAAGCGATTGATCTCTTTGGTCAACAAACTGCAGAAAGCTGTCCAATATAGGCTGTACATATTATTTACTCCCCTCACGGACAATACTCACGAATAGCTCTTCTAAACGGTTTGCTTTGTTACGCATAGAGAGGACTTTCACCTGTTGCTCGCTCAACTGAGCGAAGATGGTATTCAAACCTAGGTTTTTATCGATTTCGATTTCTAGCGAGCCATTGAGCATGACTTGGCTATTCACACCTTCAAGCTTAGGTTCTGTCGTGCCTTCTTCCAGATCCAGAATAAAGGTCTCAGCACTCAATTTGCCCAACAGCGCTTTCATGGTTGTGTTCTCAATCAACTCACCGCGATTAATGATGCCGATGTTGCGACACAACATTTCCGCTTCTTCTAGGTAGTGCGTGGTCAAGATAATGGTAATGCCCTGCTTCTCATTGATCTCTTTTAGGAATTCCCACATTGAACGACGCAGTTCAATATCAACACCCGCCGTTGGTTCATCAAGGATCAACAAATGAGGTTCATGCATCAATGCACGCGCGATCATCAAACGACGCTTCATACCACCAGACAAGTTACGTGCACGTTCGCTACGTTTTTCCCATAAATCGAGTTGAGATAGGTACTTTTTCGCACGCTCTTTCGCCAGTGCTTTTGGCACACCGTAGTAACCAGCCTGCTGCAAAACGATCTGCTCAACAGTTTCAAACGGGTTGAAGTTAAACTCTTGAGGCACTAAGCCTAGGTTTTGTTTCGCCAGTTCTAGATCGGTATCAATGTCGTAGCCGAACACCTTAACCTTGCCTGAAGTCTTGTTAACCAGTGAAGAGATAACACCGATGGTGGTCGACTTACCCGCGCCATTTGGACCAAGTAGTGCGTAAAAATCGCCTTTTTCTACTTGTAAACTAATGCCTTTAAGAGCTTCAAAGCCCCCAGCATAAGTTTTTCTTAATTGCTCAATTTCTAATGCATACATAGAGATGGACTGCCATTTGCTATAGATAGATGTTGATGACCGAGCATGAGGAAGAGAGTGAAACGTAAAACGAACTAGCTGAAAGCTAACCCAAGATTTGTTTACTCGGCCATTTTGCGAACAAGTTTATCGTTGATTGACGATGAATACAAATGTCGATTCGTGCTTTCTTTTTAAAACAGTGGAAGATCTCCGCGAACTAAAGAGAAGAAACATGTTTGGTAAACAAAAAAATGCCGCCAAGTCATTCGCTTAACTGCATTTTTGTCAGAGTTAAATGAAGGACCGATTAATCAAATAAGTTCATCGTTGAAGCTTAGACTGACTCAAATTGGTGCTCATCTCTCTCAACATAGCTGGTTGCAGCTGTCAGCGCTTCGTATCTGAATCGGTAAGTATTGGATTCAGGAACCAAGTCAATCACATGGAATTTCTCAAGCTGCTGACGTGTATTCTCGTTAGGACACAACAAGTACACCTCACATTGCGCATCTAGCGCATCCTTGATGGCATTCTCCAGCGCTAGACCAACGGTTACATCGATCATCGGAACGTCCGTTAAATCTAGAATCATCGCTTCATAGTCAGAGATACTCGAGTGCTGACGAGAAATCGCCTTAGAAACACTGAATATCATCGGCCCTGAAAGATAGAAGAAAAGAACCTTACCATTCGCGCTATCGAGTAGCTGACGTTCACTATCAGTGAGTGGAATATCGTCTTCATCATCACCATCACTGATCGCCTTAACTTGCCTCGCGTGCTCTCGACTCAATCTTTCAATGATGAGGATGTTCGAGATAAAGACACCAAGCCCAACAGCAATAATCAGGTCAACGAACACGGTTAGTAGCATTACGCCATACATAACGCCCATGCCTGCATAACTCACCTTGTGTGCGCGCTGAATGAAACTCCAATCAAGAATGTTGAAGCCCACATACATGGCGATACCTGCCAACACCGCCATAGGAATGGGCTCGGTTAAACCACCAGCAACCAAAACGACTAACGCTAATACTAAGGCACGAATTACACCAGAGAGTGGAGAGCGCGCACCAACCTGAATATTGGTTACGGTGCCCATAGTCGCGCCCGCACCAGGCAGTGCGCCGAACAGGCCTGAAAGCATATTGGCGATGCCCTGCCCTCGAAGCTCTTTATCAGAATCATGCTCTTTACGAGTCAGTGAGTCACCAATAACCGCAGTCAAAAGCGTATCAATACAACCCAACGTACCAAGCACTAAGGCATCGATAACCATGGTAGTAAACTGCTCAGCGCTGATAGTCGGAATAACAAGAGAAGGTAGGCCTGCAGGGATTTCACCAATGCGGCGAATAGAGTCGGTATCGAAGAAGATAACAGACAGCAGAGTTACAGCCACTAACGCGACCAGTTGTGCGGGCACATACTTACGGTACTTAGCTGGGAAGCCAAAGAGAATACCGAGCGTCAGTGCACCCAAAAACAGTTCGCTCACTTTCAAATTTGTTAGCGTATCAGGAAGCGCAGAGAGCGTGCCCATCACTCCACCAGAAGGGGCGGCGTGTCCTAATAGGGGTGAGAGCTGTAAGATAATCAGAATAACGCCAATACCCGACATAAAGCCGGAGATCACGCTATATGGCATCAAAGTGACGTATTTTCCGAGCTTTAACGTGCCAAGTAATATTTGAAACGCACCCGCCATCATCACGACGGTAAAGGTCATTGCCATTCCGGTTTCAGGATATTTAGCGACCATGCTCGTCATTACTGCTGTCATGATCACTGTCATCGGGCCGGTTGGCTCAGATATCAAACTGCTTGAACCGCCAAACAAAGCGGCAAACAAGCCGACCATGATGGCGCCCCAGAGGCCTGCTTCAGCACCCGCCCCAGAAGCAACACCAAATGCCAACGCTAAAGGCAATGAGATGATGGCTGTAGTCACACCGCCAAACATATCCCCTTTGAGATTGATATCCGTAAAACGACTTCCAAACAAAACACACCTTCCTGATGATGAAATGACAAACCTTATCACTTTAACAAATGTATCAAGTGTTCAGAAAGTGTTAATTCAATCACATTATTCATGTCTTATAACCGGATCATAGCTTCTACGCTAAGTTAATGATTTTAACGACGAGTACACGTCAGATGAGTACTATTTGACACAGTTTTTACGAGATTGAATTTGTAACATTGTGTATAGTTGAGATTCTTAATTAAGGGATGTAAGACGCAAAATGCCAGAGATTAAACAGCTTTTTGAAAACAACTCTAAATGGTCAGAAGAAATTCGCTCTCAACGACCTGAGTATTTTACAACGCTTGAAGAGGGTCAAAGCCCTGGTTTTCTATGGATTGGCTGCTCAGATAGCCGTGTTCCGGCCGAGCGTCTCACTGGTTTATATTCTGGCGAACTGTTTGTTCACCGAAATGTGGCGAACCAAGTGGTTCATACCGACTTAAACTGCCTCTCAGTTGTGCAGTACGCCGTCGATGTACTCAAAGTTAAACACATCATTGTCTGCGGTCACTACGGTTGTGGCGGTGTTAATGCGGCGATTGATAACCCTAAACTTGGCCTTATCAACAACTGGTTACTTCATATCCGTGATAACTACCTAAAATACCGTAAGCAAATCGAAGGGCTACCTCGTGAGCAATGGGGTGACAAGTTGTGCGAAATTAACGTCGCAGAACAGGTTTATAACCTAGGCAACTCAACCATTATGCAGAATGCGTGGGAGCGTGGCCAAGAAGTTGAAATCCACGGTGTGGTTTATGGTATTGGCGATGGCAAGCTGCAAGACCTTGGCGTACGTTGCTCAAGTAACGATACCCTAGAGAACAGTCACTTAGATGCATTAAACAAGATCTTAACGACGCCTCTTCTTAGTCAACAAAGCTAACCCCCTTCTGTAATAAATACAAAAAGCCCGCATCAAGCGGGCTTTTTAATGACTTCTAAACCACAAGCGCAATGATTACTCTTGAGGTACTACCTTACCGATGTACGGTAGGTGACGATATTTTTGTGCGTAGTCGATACCAACACCAACAACGAACTCATCTGGGATTTCAAAACCAATCCACTTTGTATCTACAGTCACTTCACGGCGAGAAGGCTTGTCTAGTAGCGTGCAAATTTCGATAGACTTAGGGCCACGTAGGCTTAGAATCTCTTTCACTTTAGTCAGCGTGTTACCCGTATCGATAATATCTTCTACGAGTAGAACGTCTTTACCTTGAATATCATCATCAAGGTCTTTCAAAATACGAACATCACGTGAGCTTTCCATGCCGTTGCCGTAGCTAGACGCGGTCATGAAATCAACTTGGTGCGTTAAATCGATAGCACGAGCAAGATCTGCCATAAAGACAAAAGATCCACGCAATAAGCCAACTAAAACTAGATCTTCACTACCTTTGTAGTGTTCCGTGATCTGTTTGCCTAGTTCGTTCACTCGATCCTGAACTTCTTGCTCAGAGATCATGACTTCAACTGTATGCTTCATACTGCTCTCATTCTATTTGGTGATTGCGACGAATGTTGACAGTTTCGTCAGTTGTGTCGCTCAATTTTGTGCGTAAGTCTAGCACTGCTCAAATACCCACACCACCTTATGGCTCGAATTTACTGTCAGATTCTCAACGAAATGTGCGCTGGTGCCTTATCCAATACTCGTCTCCTTTCACATCAATGCTGATCACGCTTTATGTATCAAGTTTGATGTAACTGTCTATAAAACAAGCTGAAAGGATTGACCATTCGCATATGCACCATTACACTCATCTTGGCTTAAATAATAATAAAATCATTAATATAAAAATTTCGTTGGCAAGGAAAACAAAATGGACTCAATATCTAAGAGACCTAGAACTAGGCTTTCACCTTTAAAAAGAAAACTTCAATTGATGGAAATCGCTCTTGAGGTATTCTCTCGCCGCGGTATCGGTCGTGGTGGACACGCTGATATTGCAGACATCGCTCAGGTGTCTGTCGCAACTGTATTTAATTACTTCCCTACCCGTGAAGATCTGGTTGATGAAGTACTAAATCACGTTGTACGCCAATTCTCTAACTTCCTTTCAGACAATATCGACTTAGATATTCACGCAAAAGAAAACCTACATAATATTGCGACTGAAATGGTGACGTTAGTAGCTCAAGACAGCCATTGGTTGAACGTATGGTTCGAATGGAGCGCATCAACTCGTGATGAAGTATGGCCTCTATTCGTAACCACTAACCGCACTAACCAAATGTTAGTTCAGAACATGTTTAGCAAAGCGATTGAACGCGGCGAAGTTTGCGACGATCACGACCCTAAACATCTAGCGAACCTATTCCACGGCATCTGCTACTCGCTATTCATTCAAGCGAAACGTGTAGAAACGCCAGAAGAGCTTTCAAGCTTGACAGATAGCTACTTAAACATGCTGTGCATTTATAAATAGATTCGAGATTCGAGTAAATAATTTAAGGGTTGGCCTAAGCGGTCAACCCTTTTTTGTAGAATGGAATGGCTCTTCGCATCCCGAAGCGCAGCGTACTCGCATCTCGGAGTGAAACGTTCCTGCGCCTTACTTCAGACATAAAAAAACCGCTGACGAATCAGCGGTTTTTAAAAACATTAGCGAGTGGCTAAGAAAGAATTACTTCTTCTTTTTTACTGCTTTTTTGTTTGGAAGGTCAGTGATTGAACCTTCGAATACTTCCGCAGCTAGACCAACAGACTCGTGTAGAGTTGGGTGAGCGTGGATAGTAAGAGCGATATCTTCTGCATCACAACCCATTTCGATTGCTAGGCCGATTTCGCCAAGAAGTTCACCACCGTTAGTACCAACAACAGCACCACCGATTACACGATGAGTCTCTTTATCAAAGATCATCTTAGTCATACCGTCTGCACAGTCAGAAGCGATTGCACGACCAGAAGCAGCCCAAGGGAAAGTAGCAACTTCGTAGTTGATGCCTTCAGCTTTCGCTTCTTTCTCAGTCTTACCTACCCAAGCAACTTCTGGCTCAGTGTACGCAATTGATGGGATTACTTTAGGATCGAAGTAGTGCTTCTTACCAGAGATAACTTCAGCAGCTACGTGACCTTCATGCACACCTTTGTGAGCAAGCATTGGTTGACCAACAACGTCACCGATCGCATGGATGTGAGGAACGTTTGTACGCATTTGCTTATCAACATTGATGAAACCACGCTCATCAACTTCGATACCCGCTTTTTCAGCGTCGATAAGTGCACCGTTTGGAACACGACCGATAGCAACAAGAACAGCATCGTAGCGCTCAGCTTCAGCTGGTGCTTTTTTGCCTTCCATTGAAACGTAGATACCATCTTCTTTCGCTTCAACTGCTGTTACTTTAGTTTCAAGCATTAGCTTGAACTTGTTCTTAATACGTTTTGTGAAGACTTTAACGATGTCTTTATCCGCAGCAGGGATAACTTGATCGAACATCTCTACAACTTCAACTTTAGAACCTAGAGAGTGGTAAACCGTACCCATCTCAAGACCGATGATACCGCCGCCCATGATAAGCAGTTTTTCAGGTACTTCGTTTAGTTCTAGTGCATCCGTAGAATCCCAAATACGTGGGTCTTCATGTGGGATGAAAGGAAGTTTGATTGGGCGAGAACCCGCAGCAATGATTGCGTTGTCGAAGTTAACAGTTGTTGCTTCGCCTTCGCCTTCAACAAGAATGCTGTTAGGACCAGTGAACTTACCGAAACCGTTAACAACAGTAACGTTACGCATCTTAGCCATACCGCCAAGACCGCCAGTTAGTTGATCAACTACTTTTTCTTTCCAAATACGGATCTTGTTGATGTCCGTTTGTGGCTCGCCGAATACAACGCCGTGCTCTGCCATCGCTTTAGCTTCTTCAATTACTTTAGAAACGTGAAGAAGTGCTTTTGATGGAATACAACCAACGTTTAGACATACACCACCAAGAGTGCTGTAACGTTCAACTAGTACTGTTTCTAGACCTAAATCCGCACAACGGAATGCCGCTGAGTAACCAGCAGGACCTGAACCAAGTACAACAACTTGGGCTTTAATTTCTTTGCTCATTGTGACCTCTTGTAGTCATTATCCCTAACAGGCTGAGTAGATGTTCTTAAAATTATTGGGCTTTCAAACAGGAAACATTTTACAGAGATGTTAACAGTGTGAAAGTAGCTTTAAGTTAGCCTGTGAGCTAGACAACAATTCCCTATCAGATTATGAGAAATGCAGGAAACTGTTCTCTAAAAATAGTCTTTATATAAAGAATTAAGGTGACCCGAAAGTCACCTTAATAATTACTTTCTCAATTACAGTACTAGACGACGAATGTCAGATAGTGCGCTGTTTAGGAAAGTAATGAAGCGTGCACCTTCAGCACCATCGATCACACGGTGGTCGTATGATAGAGACAGTGGAAGCTGTAGACGTGGTTGGAACTCTTTACCATTCCAAACTGGCTTAATTTCAGACTTAGATACACCTAGGATACCTACTTCTGGAGCATTTACGATTGGAGTAAATGCAGTACCGCCAATACCACCAAGGCTAGAGATTGTGAAACAACCGCCTTGCATGTCTGCCGCTGTTAGCTTACCAGAACGTGCTTTCTTAGAAACAGCCATTAGCTCTTCTGATAGCTCGTAAATACCTTTCTTGTTCACGTCTTTGAAGACAGGAACAACTAGACCGTTTGGTGTATCAACAGCGATACCCACGTTTACGTACTTCTTAAGAATGATGCTTTCGCCATCTTCAGAAAGAGAAGAGTTAAACGCTGGGAATGCTTCTAGCGCTTTAGCGACAGCTTTCATGATGAACACAAGTGGAGTGATCTTCATGCCAGTGTCTTTCTTCGCTTCGATTGCGTTCTGTTCTTTACGGAATGCTTCTAGCTCAGTGATGTCTGCGTTGTCCCACTGTGTAACGTGAGGGATCATTACCCAGTTACGGTGCAGGTTAGCGCCAGAGATCTTCTTAATCTTAGAAAGCTTCTGAACTTCAGTTTCGCCGAACTTGCTGAAGTCAACTTTTGGCCATGGTAGTAGACCAAGAGCAGAACCGTCGCCGCCTTTGCCAGCTGCAGCTGCACCA includes:
- the pcnB gene encoding polynucleotide adenylyltransferase PcnB, whose amino-acid sequence is MNTNDNTPSEQRGFHELALNIYTRQEHNISRKQISDNALKVLYRLNGAGFDAFLVGGGVRDILLGSQPKDFDIATNATPEQIKHLFRNCRLIGRRFRLAHIMFGRDIIEVATFRGHHQEPSKNVSAQSKEGMLLRDNVYGSVDEDAERRDFTINAMYYNIADYSIHDYAGGVEDLEDKLIRLIGDPETRYREDPVRMLRAMRFAAKLDFDIEEDTADPIEELAHLLRDIPAARLYEESLKLLQSGHGLETYHLMREYNLFQQMFPAVAEYFTEDYDSHTEQMLDLVLDSTDLRIEDGKRVNPAFMFAAMLWYPMNKLADKLVAEQGMAHYDAIMEASNIILDQQVKSIAIPRRHTATIREVWQLQLRLPRRNGKRAVRLMELNKFRAGYDFLEMRGEIEGGETKDLAKWWERYQTAGRNMRQAMANDVAAPAKSGNRRRKTYRNKKSKQSE
- the folK gene encoding 2-amino-4-hydroxy-6-hydroxymethyldihydropteridine diphosphokinase encodes the protein MITAYIAVGSNLADPVSQANLAIETLKNLPRSTFVATSQLYSSTPMGPQNQPDYINAVVAIQTELTPIELLDCTQKIELEQGRVRKDERWGPRTLDLDIVLYGNEVIDSERLIVPHYGMKEREFVLYPLAEIAPSLQLPDGTELTELLKIVDKNGLNVWQQ
- the panB gene encoding 3-methyl-2-oxobutanoate hydroxymethyltransferase — translated: MKKVTINDLIKCKREGRKFATSTAYDASFAQLFESQEMPVLLVGDSLGMVLQGHNDTLPVTVEDIAYHTRSVRAGSPNCLLMADMPFMSYATPEQACESAATLMRAGANMVKIEGGSWLVDTVKMLTERAVPVCAHLGLTPQSVNIFGGYKIQGRDGEQADKMVADALALQNAGAQIVLLECVPASLAKRITEACDVPVIGIGAGNVTDGQILVMHDMFGISANYMPKFSKNFLAETGDMRKAVALYKEEVESARFPDEAHTIA
- the panC gene encoding pantoate--beta-alanine ligase; the encoded protein is MQTFAEIAALREQIKQFKRDGRTVAFVPTMGNLHEGHLTLVKKARELADIVVVSIFVNPMQFDRADDLNNYPRTLEADLSKLTGEGVELVFTPTPEVMYPDGLDKQTFVEVPGISHMLEGASRPGHFRGVATIVTKLFNIVQPDFACFGKKDFQQLAVIRQMTTDLALDIKVVGVATVREMDGLAMSSRNSNLTIDERQRAPVLARTMRWISSAIRGGRDDYASVIEDATDQLRAADLQPDEIFICDAKTLQAITPESTQAVILMSAFLGKTRLIDNQVLDLVTETKEEVKEETAE
- a CDS encoding ABC transporter permease gives rise to the protein MYSLYWTAFCSLLTKEINRFTRIWVQTLVPPAITMTLYFIIFGNLIGARIGEMNGFSYMEYIVPGLIMMSVITNSYSNVASSFFSAKFQKNIEELLVAPVPNYVIIAGFVMGGVVRGLLVGTIVTFVSLFFVDLQVDHWGVIIATVFLTSVVFALGGLINAVFARTFDDISIIPTFILTPLTYLGGVFYSISLLPEFWQGVSKLNPIVYMVNAFRYGFLGVSDVGIVTSFGVLGVFIVLLYGIAHYLVTKGIGLRS
- a CDS encoding ABC transporter ATP-binding protein — protein: MYALEIEQLRKTYAGGFEALKGISLQVEKGDFYALLGPNGAGKSTTIGVISSLVNKTSGKVKVFGYDIDTDLELAKQNLGLVPQEFNFNPFETVEQIVLQQAGYYGVPKALAKERAKKYLSQLDLWEKRSERARNLSGGMKRRLMIARALMHEPHLLILDEPTAGVDIELRRSMWEFLKEINEKQGITIILTTHYLEEAEMLCRNIGIINRGELIENTTMKALLGKLSAETFILDLEEGTTEPKLEGVNSQVMLNGSLEIEIDKNLGLNTIFAQLSEQQVKVLSMRNKANRLEELFVSIVREGSK
- a CDS encoding SulP family inorganic anion transporter — its product is MFGGVTTAIISLPLALAFGVASGAGAEAGLWGAIMVGLFAALFGGSSSLISEPTGPMTVIMTAVMTSMVAKYPETGMAMTFTVVMMAGAFQILLGTLKLGKYVTLMPYSVISGFMSGIGVILIILQLSPLLGHAAPSGGVMGTLSALPDTLTNLKVSELFLGALTLGILFGFPAKYRKYVPAQLVALVAVTLLSVIFFDTDSIRRIGEIPAGLPSLVIPTISAEQFTTMVIDALVLGTLGCIDTLLTAVIGDSLTRKEHDSDKELRGQGIANMLSGLFGALPGAGATMGTVTNIQVGARSPLSGVIRALVLALVVLVAGGLTEPIPMAVLAGIAMYVGFNILDWSFIQRAHKVSYAGMGVMYGVMLLTVFVDLIIAVGLGVFISNILIIERLSREHARQVKAISDGDDEDDIPLTDSERQLLDSANGKVLFFYLSGPMIFSVSKAISRQHSSISDYEAMILDLTDVPMIDVTVGLALENAIKDALDAQCEVYLLCPNENTRQQLEKFHVIDLVPESNTYRFRYEALTAATSYVERDEHQFESV
- the can gene encoding carbonate dehydratase, which translates into the protein MPEIKQLFENNSKWSEEIRSQRPEYFTTLEEGQSPGFLWIGCSDSRVPAERLTGLYSGELFVHRNVANQVVHTDLNCLSVVQYAVDVLKVKHIIVCGHYGCGGVNAAIDNPKLGLINNWLLHIRDNYLKYRKQIEGLPREQWGDKLCEINVAEQVYNLGNSTIMQNAWERGQEVEIHGVVYGIGDGKLQDLGVRCSSNDTLENSHLDALNKILTTPLLSQQS
- the hpt gene encoding hypoxanthine phosphoribosyltransferase, whose product is MKHTVEVMISEQEVQDRVNELGKQITEHYKGSEDLVLVGLLRGSFVFMADLARAIDLTHQVDFMTASSYGNGMESSRDVRILKDLDDDIQGKDVLLVEDIIDTGNTLTKVKEILSLRGPKSIEICTLLDKPSRREVTVDTKWIGFEIPDEFVVGVGIDYAQKYRHLPYIGKVVPQE
- a CDS encoding LuxR/HapR/OpaR family quorum-sensing transcriptional regulator, which produces MDSISKRPRTRLSPLKRKLQLMEIALEVFSRRGIGRGGHADIADIAQVSVATVFNYFPTREDLVDEVLNHVVRQFSNFLSDNIDLDIHAKENLHNIATEMVTLVAQDSHWLNVWFEWSASTRDEVWPLFVTTNRTNQMLVQNMFSKAIERGEVCDDHDPKHLANLFHGICYSLFIQAKRVETPEELSSLTDSYLNMLCIYK